In a single window of the Mustelus asterias chromosome 3, sMusAst1.hap1.1, whole genome shotgun sequence genome:
- the LOC144491766 gene encoding G-protein coupled receptor 22-like has product MEAAMELDKDEAVLETTDGSTLNEGWYVAYPMSFQISLTSFLMLEIVLGFSSNLTVLILYCMQSNLVDSVSNIVTMNLHVLDIIICLVCVPFTIVIVLIPLERNMALICCFHEACVTFTSIATAVNVLVISLDRYDISVKPANRVLTPSRTILLLTLVWLVSLMVFFVPFIEVEFFGDPLHSTAWQNRTLLCVSVNEYHKELGMYYHLFIQIPCFFVAITVMLATYSRILQALNIRIGSHFTRSQKRKNKKKKKKKKAAPSLSSQYESKRLSSAPVSQNPLPLGVQASVSVIIALRRAVKRHRDRRERQKRVFRMSLIIISTFLLCWAPISIVNLLILCLGPSDWLVKLRICFLVMAYGSTIFHPLLYAFTRQKLRKVLKSKMKKRVVSVLQVDPAPSGTIIHNSWVNPRKTRKVKLECSDTTERCLTEAAKD; this is encoded by the coding sequence ATGGAAGCAGCAATGGAATTGGATAAGGATGAAGCGGTTTTGGAAACCACAGATGGTTCCACCTTGAACGAAGGCTGGTATGTCGCCTACCCAATGAGCTTCCAGATTTCTCTGACCAGCTTTCTAATGCTGGAGATTGTCCTGGGATTCAGCAGCAATCTGACTGTGCTGATCCTGTACTGCATGCAGTCTAACCTGGTGGATTCAGTCAGTAATATTGTCACCATGAACCTCCACGTCCTGGACATCATCATCTGCCTCGTGTGTGTCCCATTCACCATCGTGATTGTGCTCATTCCACTGGAGAGAAACATGGCATTGATCTGTTGTTTCCACGAGGCTTGTGTCACCTTTACCAGCATCGCCACAGCAGTCAATGTCCTGGTAATCAGCCTCGACAGGTACGACATCTCTGTCAAACCAGCCAACAGGGTCCTGACCCCCAGCCGGACAATCTTGCTGCTGACTCTGGTCTGGCTGGTATCTCTGATGGTTTTCTTTGTCCCTTTCATTGAGGTGGAGTTTTTTGGTGACCCGCTGCACAGTACAGCCTGGCAGAACCGAACACTGCTGTGTGTTAGTGTCAATGAGTACCACAAGGAGCTGGGCATGTATTACCATCTCTTCATCCAGATCCCCTGCTTCTTTGTGGCAATAACAGTCATGCTGGCCACTTACAGCCGGATCCTCCAAGCCCTAAACATCCGGATTGGATCCCACTTCACACGGAGTCAAAAACGCAAAAACaagaaaaagaagaaaaagaaaaaagcAGCGCCCTCCCTGAGCAGCCAGTATGAGAGTAAGAGGCTGTCCTCAGCCCCGGTCAGTCAGAATCCTCTGCCCCTGGGGGTCCAAGCTTCAGTTTCGGTGATTATTGCTCTGCGTCGGGCTGTGAAACGGCATCGTGACAGGCGGGAAAGGCAGAAGCGGGTGTTCAGAATGTCACTGATCATCATCTCCACATTCCTGCTCTGCTGGGCCCCCATTTCAATCGTCAATCTTCTCATTCTGTGCCTGGGACCGAGTGACTGGTTGGTGAAGCTTAGGATCTGCTTCTTGGTGATGGCTTATGGCAGCACCATCTTCCACCCACTGCTGTATGCCTTTACCCGGCAGAAACTGCGCAAAGTTCTCAAGAGCAAAATGAAGAAGCGGGTGGTGTCGGTTCTGCAGGTGGATCCTGCCCCCAGTGGGACAATCATACACAACTCCTGGGTCAATCCCAGAAAGACCCGCAAGGTCAAGCTGGAGTGCAGCGATACCACTGAACGGTGTCTGACTGAGGCAGCCAAAGACTGA